ATATATCCTGGGTAAATGTACCATTGCCCGAAAGCGTTCCAATCTGGGTGTACGGGGCACCTCCCGTACTCGAAATATAAACACCGAGTCGTCTAGTTCCTCCCAAATTATTGGTAGTGTAATCAAAGCTCAGTGTTGCCGAAGTAGCTCCTGTAAGATTGGCCGTTCTCCGAATATCTTCGGTCCATAAATAATACATATAGAGTTGTTGGCTTTGTATACGTATATATTGTGAAGTAGGGCCTAGGTTACTGTCGTCTGATTCAATCCAATCGGTTGCCCAATAGGTATTACCATCTTGCCTATCATAATCTGAAGTGTCGAAATTATCTGCAAAGGTCATCTGGGCCATTAGATGACTTATAAACAATAGGAAGCATCCAAAGGACAAAGTAAGTCTTCGGACAATTTGGTTGCTATGTTTGTTTTTAAAAATGACTTTCCGCACGCATATACTTTCTACCCTGAAATTCCTAAATGTTAAAGGAACAGCAAAAATATTGTTGGTAAGTACATCAAAAGGACAGTGAGTAGTGCCATAACTGTGGTTTACTTTTTCAAAGATTTCGTAGAGTCATTAAAATAGGAGGAATTCATGAGTGGATATGCGGTATTCAGTAGTATTGTCTACAAGTGTTCATCTCAAAATTTTTATACGGGCCCATAACATAATTTTAGTTACTTTAGAAGCCTTTTGTGTTTGGCGCACCTTTTAATCCGGTACAAAGTGTCTGAACGTAAGAGAGTAATTTTAATGACCAAATGACCGCTTAAATGACACGTATTTCCTTAAGTTTTATATGCTTTTTTCTATTACTGGCATTTTCCTGTAAGCAGCAAGACAAAAAGAAATTCCAGATTGAACGCTCCAAGGAGCTCGCTATCAAAAATAAGGTGCACAATCAATTGATGGACATCGAAAAAGAGCAGGGGTGGAGGTTACTTTTTGATGGTGAAACGCTGAACGGTTGGCATTTGTTCAACAATCCGGATTCTACACGCTATTCCGCATGGGAAGTGAAGGACGGAAGCATTTACTGCAATGCTACCGATGAAAGCATGGTCTTTGGAGATTTGGTGACGGATACCGAGTTTGAGAACTACGAATTGACGTTTGAGTGGCAAATGGGCCTTCGCGGAAATGGAGGGGTTTTTATTAACGTTCAGGAATCCCCAGAATTTAGGGCCACCTATGAGACAGGACCAGAATACCAACTTCTGGACCCTGAACATATGGATACAGCCACGCCCCTGAAAAGACCCGGTTGCCTTTGGGGACTTTTCCCCCAATTGAATACGGTCGAGGCCAATCCCAATGGGCAGTGGAACACGGCCAAAGTCATACAACAAGATGGCAATATAAAGTTCTACTTAAATGGTGTACTAACCGCCCAAGCGGATTTAAATTCGCCAGAATGGGCAAACACTGTTGCCGCCTCCAATTTTAAGGACCGACCCGCTTTTGGGAAGGCCACCAAAGGAAAAATAGCCCTTCAAAACTGGTATTTTGAATCGTGGTTCCGTGATATGAAAATACGAGAGCTTTAGAACGAATGGGTTTTAAATCTCAAAATGTGTGTGATCCTACCACAAACCAGGATAAAAACCGTATGAAAGTGTTTTTAAGAATTATTACATTTACAATTGAATATGGGAGCTCTTTTCAGATTTGAATGAATGTCGTTAAAAATAAGGCTAAATAGACTTTATAGTTGCTCCTTACTTTATGTAGTAACCGGACTTTGTATTTTTGGATGTACATCTACCAAGTCTACCGATTCACGAACAGGCGGTTTAAGCTCCAATCCTCTTGATTATAGAAGGGATAACCACAATCATATCCTAGAATATACCGAGGTAAAAGCTTCTTCTGTAACTAAATCTATAGATTCGCTTACACAGCTTGAATCAAATCCGAAAGAGGACAATGTAGATTTAAAGATGGATATACAGGAAACCTTGATGGATGATAATAGTCTTGCCTCGAGTAGTCCGGTAGCCAAAAAAATTGTGGAAAATTATTTGAACAGTAAAAACAAAAATCCCGATGGTCATTGCCTAGATGTGAGTAGAGTCCGTTTTGAAAAAGCATACAGACAAATATATGGGCATCTACCCTACCAAGATCTTCCAAAGGATATGGGGTCGAAATTTTACACACCCAAACAGGTATTTTATTTACTCTATGTTTCGGCCTCGGACGAAAATCAGGGATGGAAAAGCCTTCCAGAAATCTATAGAGGCAAGGGTGATGCTGGAGCCATTACGTATGCGGGAATGGGTACCTTGGTAGATACAAAGGGTATCTGGGGGGGCAAACTAAAACCTGGGGCTCTTGTACAAGTTTGGAGGTTCAAAGAGGATTATGAAAAGGTGGTACAGGGTACGGATGTTAAAAAATTGGACCCCTATGGACATTCTTTTATTTTTATAAGATATGTGCGTAATGAGAAATTTGAGATTACGGGTCTGATCATTGCCGATCAAGGTTTTCAAAGCTATAGACCATTAGTACCCAGGGATTATGAAGTTTGGTGGGCTGTTAACCTAACCGTTTAACGAATTTTGATCTACTTAAAGCAATATTTAAGTTTTTTTATGTAATTACTGAATAAATCTTGCGTTACTCCTAATAGGGTCATTTCCCTAAAGCAAAGAATAATAGCTATGTTACTTTTTTCCTTTTTGATTTCTTTGGGTGTTAGTTTTGAGATGCCGCCTAAAATAGATTATTGGGAATCAAATCCCATGGTAACTGAAATGTCCTTGCCCAAGATAAATCATTTTGATTTTTTTAATGGCGCAGGTTCTAATTCTGATAGTATTTCGGTTTCTTATGCTACAGCAAAAGAAGGCGCGGCAAAATTACGTAATCGTTTAAGACAGGATTTTCAAAAGGGCAACATTTCTATCGATATTATTAAAGAAGCATTTACCGATCAGTTGGTTAATGAAATCCTTCCGCACTGGTATGGCACGCCTTGGAGTTACGGGGGTCATACAGAAGTTCCCAATCAAGGAAAAATAGCATGTGGATATTTTATATCTACCACCTTACGTGATATGGGTGTAAAGCTAAATCGATATACCTTGGCCCAAAAATCTCCCATAGATGAGGCAAAAATGATCAGTTGTGGGTCTGAAATTAAAAGTGTTGTACAAGAAACTCCGGAAAATGCCTTGGCCGAGATCGATCGTTTGACTCACGAAGGTCTCTATTTTATAGGTTTTGATGAAGGCCACGTGGGCTATCTTTTAAAAAGGGACGGTGAATTACTTTTAATTCATTCCAACTATTTTTCACCTGTCTCTGTCTGTATGGAAAAACTTAATGAATCACGGGTGTTTACAAAATTCAAAAAATTTCATCTTGTGGCCATTTCCCATAATGAAAGCCTTTTGCAACGTTGGTTGGAAAATGGAACGGTTTTGTAATCATAGTACCAAAGGTTCAAAATTCATTAATTCGGCACTTCTGTTCATTTCAAGTCAAACTGATAGGCCAATTGTATTTTCCCAATAGTTGGCCAGAAAAAGCCTAAAAAACCCAATAGATTTAAATCGTAAATGTCAGTCCGAAACTGAGGTTGGAAGACCGGTCACTTTCTCGAATGGGAGAAAAGCTACTGTAGAAGTAGTTATAGAGTGCAGAAAGGCTAATGACCTTAGTGATAGGTAACTCCGCTTTCAACTGACATAAAATTCGGTGATTACTGATGGCATCGTACAGAGGCTGAAAATATACCGTTCCGGTTATATCCAACTTGGTATTTTTAAACGCTTGGTTTACGGATAAATAACTGCTGTTTCTGTGATTGAAAAACCGCTGGTCGGTTTCAGCCACTTCTTCAATTTCATACATGTAGGCATTCCCAAAATAGGCCTTTGTTCTTTCGGTGGATAAAAACTTTAACCGAATACCGGCACCGACCAAATTCCGACTCGTAATGGTCAATAAAGTGTTGTTCTGGTTTTGGACAAAAGCCTCTAATCGAAATAAATTAGACAGTTTTTGATTGTACCGCACATGGAAAAACCAGGAATTCTGAAAATCCTGGTCTTTACTTCGGATGAGTTTATAATTACCGATGAAGAAGTAAATTTTCTTTAAATCCTTGGATTTTACCTGTGTGGTAAGGTTAGAAGCCACTTGGAATATATAATCCCCATTGTTATCCGTGTAATCGAAAAGTACATCACTTTTTAGGGCAAATCGGGTGGAATCCGTTTGCATGCGCTTGGATTCGATATTGACCAACTGGCCAATGACCGAATTCGTTATACCGCATAAAAAAAGAAAGGATACTAGGATTTTCAAGGGTTTCATTTTGCTTGGTTTGCGCTTCGCTGGCAAAGTTATCCAAAATACAGGATAAGAAACAGAATCAATCTTAGATACTATTCAGGAATCACAAAATACAAGGGACACTTGATTAGTACAACTAAATGGAAGCCAATTCATCTGGAATTTTTTTTTTGTATTGATTTTTATCCCGTATTTCGGCTCTTGGTAGTGTTATAAAAAAAGAAGCTCCCTTTCCTTTTCCTTCGGATTCTGCCCTAATGTCTCCGCCGTGGGATGCTACAATTTGTTTGATCATATACAAGCCCAGACCGCTTCCCTGAATATTTGGGTGAAATCGCTCAAATGGAGAAAATAACTTTTTCAAGGATTTTTCATCCATTCCCGATCCGTTATCTATAATCTGAAATTGGACTTCTTCTTCGGTTGTTTCAGCTTTAACAATGATTAGGGGGTTCTTTTGATTTCCCATATACTTTACGGCATTATCCAATAGGTTGCCAAAAACCTGAATCATTCTGTTTTTATCCCCATAAATTTTGGGCAGATTTTCGGTAACTTCCAATTTTATGTGTTTAACCTCCAGTTTTCCGCCTACTAAATTCTTTGACAAATCAATAATTTCGTTGGTATCCAAAAATTCATTTTGGTTCTCTATTTTTCCAATTCTCGCCATTTTGCCCAAATCTCCTATTAAATTGCTCATCGCGTCACAGGAGGTATTTATCATCTCCAGATATGTTTCCATCTCAGGGTGTTCCTTCATATTTAAATCCATGGGAATAAGGTTTGCAATTCCCTTTATACTACTTAATGGGCTTTTTAAATCGTGGGTAACGGAGTAGGTAAAGCGTTGAATTTCCTCATTTTGTATGGATAACTCGTCGGCAGCTTTGATTAGTTTTTTTTGTTGAATTTGAAGTTCCTTGGTCCGTTCATGAATCTTTCTCTCCAAATTGACTTGATTCGCCTTCAGGTTACGGATGCGTATGTAGTGAATCAGATATACCAGCCCCAATACAAAACTGGTTATGATCAATCCAAACCACCATGTTTTCCAAAAGGGAGGGGTAATGCGTATGTGAAGCAGCTTTTCATTAGCATTCCAAACCCCATCTGAATTTGTGGATTTAACGTGAAGTACATAGTCCCCGGAATTCAAGTTGGTATAGGTGGCCGATGTTTTGTTTCCTACATAATTCCATTGATTCTCAAATCCCTCTAAATAATAGGCATAATGCACTTTCTCTGCCGCTTTTAAGGTCAATGCCTTAAATTCAATATTAAAAACAGAGTGTTTATGGCTAAGGGTTATGGAATCAACTTGATTGATATCTTCCTGTAAAACGCCAAAAGAATCATTAGGTCGGACGGAGGTATTGAAAATTTTAAGATCGGACAGCAATACTTCTGGAGCGTCCGTCAATTTTGCAGCTTGTTTGGAATTGAAAATATTAAACCCATTGGAGCCTCCAAAAACAATATCAAAATTGGAAGTCCTGTAAAAAGAGGAAGAATTGTACTCATTGCCTTGCAGACCATCATACATATCGTAATCCAAAAACTCGCCGGTCTCCTCATCATATCTGGTAATACCCTTATCCGTACTGATCCATAGAAAACCATATTCATCCTGTACCAACCCCCTTATGGTATCACTTATTAATCCGTTGTCTTTAGTAATGGCTTTAAAGGTGTTATCCTCCGGATTAAATTTGTTAAGACCGGCCTGTGTACCCACCCAGATATTATGATAATCATCCTGGGTGATCATATTCACAAAATTATCGCTCAAGAAATTGGTATCGCTTAAACTGTGATATTGGTCATAAGACCATGTGCCATTCTTTTCAGTTAACCGGAAAACTCCCATGGTCTCAGTGCCCACCCAAATAGCTCCTTGGTCATCCTCCAATAAACGCGCGACCGTAGAAACTTTATCACTGTAGATTTCAGATTCTAATTTAATATTTTCAAATTTCCCAGTTTCCGGATAGTAAATTTGAAGACCTCCCCTAAAAGCGGCAATCCAAATCCTGCCCTTGCTATCCTTCAGAAGGCCCATGACATCATCCGAAGCTATAAAAGAGTTGGTCGTATCCCAAACTTCGTACTCTTTTGTAACCGTATCAAATAGGGTAAGCCCAGAGCCCCATGAACCGATCCATAATTTATCATGATCAAAAGCAAGCGCAAGAACTACGTTGGTATTCAAATTCCCCTTATCCAAGGAAAAATGTTCAAAGTGGTTCGTCTTCCTGTTCCAATAGTTTAGGCCCCCACCATCTGTTCCAATCCATAATCCCCCATTTTTGTCCTCTGCAAAAGAATTAACGATATTATTGCTCAGTGAATTTTCATCAAAACGGTTTGTTGCTATTTTTTGAAACTTGAAGTAGTTCGGGTCATAAAAACTTAGTCCTTTCTTATAAATGCCCAAATACATCACCCCATTCCTCGTTTTATGTAAGGACCAGATGGAATTATTGGGGATTGAACCTGACCTTTTGTAATCCGATTTGGTATTGGATACATGACCGCTTGCCAGTTCATAAAGGGACAATCCGCCATTTTCTGTCCCCAACCATATATTTCCGCAATCATCTTGCTCCATGGCCATCAAGGCATGGCCTTGACTGATTATAAACTTCTTCTCGGCAGTCAACGTATCATCCTCAAGGTGATAAACAAACAGTTCCCCATTCCTTGTACCCAAAAAAAACTGCGAGGAATCTACCTGAATAGCGCTACTCGTGTATTGTGCGTTATTTATTTCGTCTTTTATGGACAATTGATCATCGATGATATAACTTTTGCCTTCGGTTACGATAAAGTAATTATTACTGGATAATTGAAAGAGTTCAATGATCCGATTATTATTCGGTTTGTCCTGCTCCGATATCGGAAACTCTAAACGCGCTGTCTTTCCTGTTTCGGTGTTGTAACGGTATAAGCCATGCTCGGCTGTTCCCAACCACAAAAACTCATCGATGTTTTTGATTACCGAAATATGCTCACTCTGAATGATCTCACCCTCCGATTTGAATGTATAGGGACGAATTATGGCAAGCTTCTCGTCGTAAAGGTTAAGCCCTCTACTGGTACCGATTAATAGTGCCCCTTTTGCGTCTTCGTAGATATATTCAATATAGCTATTGGTCAAACCTGAGGTGCCCTCATGGGATTCCTCGAAGACCTTAAAATCGGTCCCATCGTATCTATTGATTCCTTTAGGGGTGCCCACCCACAAAAAACCGTGTTTATCCTCAAATATCTCAGTAACTGTACTTTGGGATAGGGGTGCCTTAACAGGAATAAAATTTAAGGAATCCAACGGGGATTGGGAAAATGAAAATTTAGGTCCTAAGAATAAGATTAGGTGTACCAATGCCAAAAAGAGGGCTTTTCTTTTCATTATAAAAGTTAATACAATGGTAGTATTTTTCTTTCAAAGAAAAGATATTATTCCTTAGTTTAAAAATTATGTTGCCAACCCATGGTTATATGTTGTGAAACGATGGTTATTAGCAAAATATAATCCGGGTATAAATCAGAAAATGAAGGCTTTAGCTTATAGTATTCAACCAAATACGACAGTTAACATCGATGATGTTTGGTCCTTGTTAGCAGCAAATAGGACTAAAATTAAGCAGCTTTCAATTGTTTCATTTCGCCTGGTTTGCTCGTGGGTGGAAGAGGTATTTAAAATGATAGGAGAGACCCCTCGACTGCGCTCGGGGGGACATTTTAGATACTTTTTTACTAATCCCTTCGACTACGCTCAGGGGACACTTTATGCCATTGTTTTACACATGTGAGACCCCTCGCTTACCTCGACTTTAGTTTACCTTGAGCATTGGGTGAAAAGAAAATATGTTTTCTTTGAACGCACCTTGCGCAGCAAAACGAAAGGCTCGGGGGGACATTTTAGACACTTTGTTCCTTATCCCTTTCGACTACGCTCAGGGGACAGGCAATTAAACCTTTACGATCATTTTCCCTTTTTTCTTGCCGTCCATCATGTCCAAAAAGGCCTGTGGGGTATTTTCAAATCCTTCCACAATCGTTTCCCGGTAGGTCAATTTTTCCTCGCCCAACCATGTGGATAACTGCTCCATGGCCTCCGGGAATTTATCGGAGTAATTGGAAACGATAAAGCCTTGCATCAAGGCACTGTTCTTAATCAAAAAAGGCTGTACGCTCACCCCGGTCGGTGTTTCGGTATTGTTATAGACCGATATCGCCCCGCAGTTGATCGTTCTGGCGAACTTGTTGATACTGAAGAGCACCGCATCGGAGATTTCCCCGCCCACATTGTCAAAATAGATATCTACACCATTGGGTGCGGCCTCCTTAATGGCAGCTTTCATATCGTCCGTAGTTTTATA
This window of the Maribacter cobaltidurans genome carries:
- a CDS encoding 3-keto-disaccharide hydrolase — encoded protein: MTRISLSFICFFLLLAFSCKQQDKKKFQIERSKELAIKNKVHNQLMDIEKEQGWRLLFDGETLNGWHLFNNPDSTRYSAWEVKDGSIYCNATDESMVFGDLVTDTEFENYELTFEWQMGLRGNGGVFINVQESPEFRATYETGPEYQLLDPEHMDTATPLKRPGCLWGLFPQLNTVEANPNGQWNTAKVIQQDGNIKFYLNGVLTAQADLNSPEWANTVAASNFKDRPAFGKATKGKIALQNWYFESWFRDMKIREL
- a CDS encoding DUF481 domain-containing protein, with product MKPLKILVSFLFLCGITNSVIGQLVNIESKRMQTDSTRFALKSDVLFDYTDNNGDYIFQVASNLTTQVKSKDLKKIYFFIGNYKLIRSKDQDFQNSWFFHVRYNQKLSNLFRLEAFVQNQNNTLLTITSRNLVGAGIRLKFLSTERTKAYFGNAYMYEIEEVAETDQRFFNHRNSSYLSVNQAFKNTKLDITGTVYFQPLYDAISNHRILCQLKAELPITKVISLSALYNYFYSSFSPIRESDRSSNLSFGLTFTI
- a CDS encoding sensor histidine kinase; the protein is MKRKALFLALVHLILFLGPKFSFSQSPLDSLNFIPVKAPLSQSTVTEIFEDKHGFLWVGTPKGINRYDGTDFKVFEESHEGTSGLTNSYIEYIYEDAKGALLIGTSRGLNLYDEKLAIIRPYTFKSEGEIIQSEHISVIKNIDEFLWLGTAEHGLYRYNTETGKTARLEFPISEQDKPNNNRIIELFQLSSNNYFIVTEGKSYIIDDQLSIKDEINNAQYTSSAIQVDSSQFFLGTRNGELFVYHLEDDTLTAEKKFIISQGHALMAMEQDDCGNIWLGTENGGLSLYELASGHVSNTKSDYKRSGSIPNNSIWSLHKTRNGVMYLGIYKKGLSFYDPNYFKFQKIATNRFDENSLSNNIVNSFAEDKNGGLWIGTDGGGLNYWNRKTNHFEHFSLDKGNLNTNVVLALAFDHDKLWIGSWGSGLTLFDTVTKEYEVWDTTNSFIASDDVMGLLKDSKGRIWIAAFRGGLQIYYPETGKFENIKLESEIYSDKVSTVARLLEDDQGAIWVGTETMGVFRLTEKNGTWSYDQYHSLSDTNFLSDNFVNMITQDDYHNIWVGTQAGLNKFNPEDNTFKAITKDNGLISDTIRGLVQDEYGFLWISTDKGITRYDEETGEFLDYDMYDGLQGNEYNSSSFYRTSNFDIVFGGSNGFNIFNSKQAAKLTDAPEVLLSDLKIFNTSVRPNDSFGVLQEDINQVDSITLSHKHSVFNIEFKALTLKAAEKVHYAYYLEGFENQWNYVGNKTSATYTNLNSGDYVLHVKSTNSDGVWNANEKLLHIRITPPFWKTWWFGLIITSFVLGLVYLIHYIRIRNLKANQVNLERKIHERTKELQIQQKKLIKAADELSIQNEEIQRFTYSVTHDLKSPLSSIKGIANLIPMDLNMKEHPEMETYLEMINTSCDAMSNLIGDLGKMARIGKIENQNEFLDTNEIIDLSKNLVGGKLEVKHIKLEVTENLPKIYGDKNRMIQVFGNLLDNAVKYMGNQKNPLIIVKAETTEEEVQFQIIDNGSGMDEKSLKKLFSPFERFHPNIQGSGLGLYMIKQIVASHGGDIRAESEGKGKGASFFITLPRAEIRDKNQYKKKIPDELASI